Proteins from a single region of Segatella copri:
- a CDS encoding UDP-2,3-diacylglucosamine diphosphatase — protein MKNVYFLSDAHLGSLAIPHARMQERRLVRFLDSIKTKAAAVYLLGDMFDFWNEYKYVVPKGYTRFLGKLSELTDMGVEVHFFTGNHDLWTYGYLEEECGVTVHYKPQTIEIYDKVFYLAHGDGLGDPDKKFKFLKRMFQNHTCQRLLNAIHPRWGMALGLNWAKHSRLKRADGKEEPYMGEKKEFLVRFAKQYMQGHKDIDYFMFGHRHIELDLMLSKKTRLMILGDWIWQFTYAVFDGEHMFMEEYVEGESQP, from the coding sequence ATGAAAAATGTATATTTTCTCTCAGATGCGCACCTTGGCTCATTAGCCATTCCGCATGCCCGCATGCAAGAACGCCGCCTGGTCCGTTTTCTGGACAGCATCAAGACGAAGGCTGCGGCAGTTTATCTCCTGGGTGACATGTTTGACTTCTGGAACGAATATAAATATGTCGTACCAAAAGGCTATACACGCTTCTTAGGTAAGCTCTCGGAGTTGACCGATATGGGAGTGGAAGTACATTTCTTTACGGGTAACCACGACCTCTGGACCTATGGCTACCTGGAGGAAGAGTGTGGCGTTACCGTACATTACAAGCCTCAGACCATAGAGATATACGATAAAGTATTCTATCTGGCACATGGAGACGGACTGGGTGACCCAGACAAGAAATTCAAGTTTCTGAAAAGAATGTTCCAGAACCATACTTGCCAACGCCTCCTTAATGCGATTCATCCTCGCTGGGGAATGGCTTTGGGGCTGAACTGGGCTAAGCACAGCCGACTGAAACGTGCTGACGGAAAGGAAGAGCCTTATATGGGCGAAAAGAAGGAGTTTCTGGTGCGCTTTGCCAAACAGTATATGCAAGGCCACAAGGATATAGATTACTTCATGTTCGGCCATCGCCACATCGAACTGGATCTGATGCTGAGCAAAAAGACCCGACTGATGATTCTGGGCGACTGGATATGGCAGTTTACCTATGCCGTGTTTGATGGCGAACACATGTTTATGGAAGAATATGTGGAAGGCGAAAGCCAACCATAA
- a CDS encoding sugar kinase translates to MKTKIVTFGEILLRISKPGYQRLFQGHHMFGNYGGSEANAAISLAYLGDNVEYVTRVPYGEMGEAALMHLREYGLNVSHVVRGGERLGTYYFEEAVAMRNSRVVYDRKNSSFYTLKRGMVKWEKVLADAAVFHCSGITCAISRDAMESTMDAIKLAVSDGLTIACDINYRKNLWGYGLEPHDVLFQMMQYSDIIFGDQNEWEVASGVPHIPFEALDADYEIDKEAYQKYFRKMHQLFPKCKKMLMAVRNQIASSHHTLSGLLYDAVEDQLYTTRIYDIEPIIDPMGVGDAFIAAYIHAHQKWGDKNQYCLDFSLSASAIKNTVPGDQNLVTEEEIINNMTSSGGRIQR, encoded by the coding sequence ATGAAAACAAAGATTGTAACTTTCGGAGAAATATTGCTTAGGATTTCTAAGCCTGGTTATCAACGTTTATTTCAGGGACATCATATGTTTGGCAATTATGGTGGCAGTGAGGCTAATGCAGCCATCTCTTTGGCTTATTTAGGCGATAATGTAGAGTATGTAACCCGTGTGCCATACGGTGAGATGGGTGAGGCGGCGTTGATGCATCTCAGAGAGTACGGTCTGAATGTTTCTCATGTTGTGCGTGGCGGTGAACGTCTCGGAACTTATTATTTCGAGGAAGCTGTGGCTATGCGCAATTCCCGTGTGGTTTACGACCGCAAGAATTCTTCTTTCTATACGCTGAAGCGCGGAATGGTGAAATGGGAAAAGGTGCTGGCTGATGCTGCCGTATTCCATTGCTCCGGCATTACCTGTGCTATCAGCCGCGATGCGATGGAGTCAACTATGGATGCCATCAAACTTGCTGTTTCTGACGGGTTGACCATTGCCTGCGACATCAATTACCGTAAGAATCTCTGGGGATATGGTCTGGAACCTCATGACGTGCTATTCCAGATGATGCAGTATAGCGACATCATCTTTGGTGACCAGAATGAGTGGGAGGTAGCCAGCGGTGTGCCTCATATTCCTTTCGAGGCTTTGGATGCAGACTATGAGATTGACAAGGAGGCTTATCAGAAGTATTTCCGCAAGATGCATCAGCTCTTCCCTAAGTGTAAGAAGATGCTGATGGCGGTAAGAAATCAGATTGCCAGCAGTCATCATACCTTGAGCGGCTTGCTCTATGATGCAGTGGAAGATCAGCTCTATACTACAAGAATCTATGATATTGAGCCGATTATTGACCCGATGGGTGTAGGTGATGCCTTTATTGCTGCCTATATTCATGCCCATCAGAAGTGGGGCGACAAGAACCAGTATTGCCTGGATTTCTCACTGTCAGCAAGCGCGATAAAAAATACGGTTCCGGGTGATCAGAATCTGGTTACAGAAGAAGAAATCATCAATAACATGACTTCTTCAGGAGGTCGCATACAGCGATAA
- a CDS encoding acetate kinase, translating to MKVLVLNCGSSSIKYKLYNMDDESVLAQGGVERIGLDNAFIKVKLPNGEKKQIMHDMPDHKEGVNFVFKCLLDPEIGAIKDLKEIDAVGHRVVQGGDKFKESVIVDKSVEDGIEELCDLAPVHNAGHLKGIRAVDSLMPGTPQVCVFDNAFHSTMPDYAYLYAIPYELYEKYHVRRYGFHGTSHRYVSKRVCEILGLDQNNSKIITCHIGNGGSVAAVLNGKVLDTSMGLTPLAGLMMGSRCGDIDASAVTYLMEKLNMKPQEMADFLNKKSGVLGITGISSDMRDIENAANEGNEKAQLALRMYEYRIKKYIGAYTAAMGGVDAIVFTAGVGENQTDLREEACKNLEYLGIKINKEVNDKVRGEEAIISTDDSKVKVVVVPTDEEIVIARDTMELVANK from the coding sequence ATGAAAGTATTGGTTCTGAACTGTGGTAGTTCATCTATCAAGTACAAATTATATAATATGGACGATGAGTCTGTATTGGCACAGGGTGGTGTAGAGCGTATCGGTCTTGATAACGCTTTCATCAAGGTGAAATTGCCTAACGGCGAGAAGAAGCAGATCATGCACGACATGCCTGACCACAAGGAAGGTGTGAACTTCGTGTTCAAGTGCTTGCTCGACCCGGAAATCGGCGCTATCAAGGATTTGAAAGAAATCGACGCTGTAGGACACCGTGTCGTACAGGGTGGTGACAAGTTCAAGGAGAGCGTTATCGTTGACAAAAGCGTAGAGGATGGTATCGAGGAACTTTGTGACCTCGCTCCTGTTCACAACGCAGGTCACCTGAAGGGTATCCGTGCCGTAGACTCTTTGATGCCTGGCACTCCTCAGGTTTGCGTATTCGACAACGCATTCCACAGCACAATGCCTGACTACGCTTACCTCTATGCAATTCCTTACGAGTTGTACGAGAAGTATCACGTACGCCGTTATGGCTTCCACGGAACGTCTCACCGCTATGTTTCTAAGCGTGTTTGCGAGATTCTCGGTCTCGACCAAAACAACTCTAAGATCATCACTTGCCACATCGGTAACGGTGGCTCTGTAGCTGCTGTATTGAACGGTAAGGTATTGGATACTTCAATGGGCTTGACCCCATTGGCTGGTTTGATGATGGGTTCACGTTGTGGTGACATCGATGCTTCTGCCGTTACCTACTTGATGGAGAAGTTGAACATGAAGCCACAGGAGATGGCTGACTTCCTGAACAAGAAGAGTGGTGTGCTCGGTATTACAGGTATTTCTTCTGATATGCGCGACATCGAGAACGCTGCCAACGAGGGTAACGAGAAGGCTCAGTTGGCTCTCCGTATGTATGAGTATCGTATCAAGAAGTACATTGGTGCTTACACTGCAGCTATGGGTGGCGTTGACGCTATCGTATTCACAGCAGGTGTTGGTGAGAATCAGACTGACCTGCGTGAGGAAGCTTGCAAGAACCTGGAGTATCTTGGCATCAAGATCAACAAGGAAGTGAACGATAAGGTTCGTGGTGAGGAAGCTATCATCTCTACTGACGACAGTAAGGTGAAGGTAGTTGTAGTTCCTACCGACGAGGAGATTGTTATCGCTCGCGATACAATGGAGTTGGTTGCTAACAAGTAA
- the pta gene encoding phosphate acetyltransferase, which yields MDLLQQIVARAKADKQRIVLPEAEEERTLKAADKVLADDLADIILIGNPANIKNLAAQWGLNNIDKATIVDPQNNPKTEEYAEKLAELRKKKGMTVEQARELVTKNNLYLGCMIIKTEGADGQISGALSTTGDTLRPALQIIKCTPGITCVSGAMLLITDQKQYGQDGIVVMGDVAVTPNPTADQLAQIAYTTAHTAQSVAGITDPQIAMLSFSTKGSAKDAINKETGKSVYIIDKVKDAVAIAKEKFPELHLDGELQADAALVPEVAAKKAPGSDVAGKANVLVVPNLEVGNIGYKLVQRLGGAIAIGPILQGIARPVNDLSRGCSVDDIYYMVAITACQAQDAKKA from the coding sequence ATGGATTTATTACAGCAAATCGTAGCTCGCGCTAAAGCTGACAAGCAGCGCATCGTGCTCCCTGAAGCAGAAGAGGAGCGTACATTGAAAGCAGCCGATAAAGTTTTGGCTGATGATCTCGCAGACATCATCCTCATCGGTAACCCTGCCAATATTAAGAATCTCGCTGCTCAGTGGGGTCTTAACAACATCGACAAGGCTACTATCGTTGATCCACAAAACAACCCTAAGACTGAGGAGTATGCTGAGAAGCTCGCTGAACTTCGCAAGAAGAAGGGCATGACCGTAGAGCAGGCTCGTGAACTCGTAACTAAGAACAACCTCTATCTCGGTTGTATGATTATCAAGACTGAGGGTGCTGACGGTCAGATTTCTGGTGCATTGAGCACTACTGGCGATACTCTCCGTCCAGCTCTTCAGATTATCAAGTGCACTCCAGGTATCACTTGCGTAAGTGGTGCTATGTTGCTCATCACAGACCAGAAGCAGTATGGTCAGGATGGCATTGTAGTAATGGGTGACGTTGCTGTAACTCCAAACCCTACAGCAGACCAGCTTGCTCAGATTGCCTATACTACAGCTCATACAGCTCAGTCAGTGGCAGGTATTACTGATCCACAGATTGCCATGTTGAGCTTCTCTACAAAGGGTAGCGCAAAGGATGCTATCAACAAGGAGACTGGCAAGAGCGTTTATATCATTGACAAGGTAAAGGATGCCGTAGCTATTGCTAAGGAGAAGTTCCCAGAGCTTCATCTCGATGGTGAGCTTCAGGCAGATGCAGCCCTCGTTCCAGAGGTTGCTGCCAAGAAGGCTCCAGGTTCTGACGTAGCTGGTAAGGCTAACGTATTGGTAGTTCCTAACCTCGAGGTTGGTAACATCGGCTACAAGCTCGTTCAGCGCTTGGGTGGTGCCATCGCTATCGGTCCTATCCTTCAGGGTATTGCCCGTCCTGTAAACGACCTCTCTCGTGGTTGCTCTGTAGATGACATCTACTACATGGTAGCTATCACAGCTTGCCAGGCACAGGACGCTAAGAAGGCTTAA
- the cdaA gene encoding diadenylate cyclase CdaA encodes MIEFGIKDFLDILLVASLLFYVYRLMKESRSLNIFVGIMLFVLIWLFVSQILEMRLLGSILDKLVSVGVIALIVIFQEDIRRFLYEIGSQKGMRRLVRFFHSSKESQKEANKETIMPIVMACMSMAKKYVGALIVIERGVPLKDIMDTGEEIDAKINQRLIENIFFKNSPLHDGAMVVSNKRIMAAGCILPVSHNLDIPKELGLRHRAALGISQSSDAIAVIVSEETGRISVAIKGEFKLRLSAEELESILTLEMI; translated from the coding sequence ATGATAGAATTTGGTATCAAAGACTTTCTCGATATTCTCCTGGTAGCCTCGCTGCTGTTCTATGTTTATCGTCTGATGAAGGAATCGCGCTCACTGAACATCTTCGTGGGCATCATGCTTTTCGTACTTATCTGGCTCTTTGTGAGTCAGATACTGGAAATGCGCCTGCTGGGTTCTATCCTGGATAAACTGGTGAGCGTGGGAGTCATCGCCCTCATCGTCATCTTTCAGGAGGATATCCGTAGATTCCTCTATGAAATCGGTTCGCAGAAAGGTATGCGTCGGCTAGTTCGCTTCTTCCACTCCAGCAAGGAGAGCCAGAAGGAGGCTAACAAGGAGACCATCATGCCGATTGTGATGGCGTGTATGAGTATGGCGAAGAAATACGTAGGTGCTCTTATCGTTATAGAGCGAGGCGTTCCACTGAAGGACATCATGGATACGGGTGAGGAGATTGACGCCAAGATTAACCAGCGGCTGATAGAGAATATTTTCTTCAAGAATTCGCCGCTTCATGATGGAGCCATGGTGGTGAGCAATAAGCGCATCATGGCAGCCGGATGTATTCTGCCTGTGAGTCATAACCTCGATATTCCGAAGGAACTGGGACTCCGCCATCGTGCCGCTCTCGGAATATCACAGAGCAGTGATGCCATCGCCGTCATCGTATCCGAGGAGACCGGACGAATCAGCGTGGCCATCAAGGGCGAGTTCAAACTCCGACTCTCTGCCGAGGAACTGGAAAGCATCCTTACTCTGGAGATGATATAA